The DNA region AAAAGACCCAAGCCCATTTTTTTTGAACTTGAGTCTCAAATTTTAATTTATAGCTGAGTAGTTACCTCGTAATCCCAGTTTCTGATTCTACATATTCATGCTGGCAAGTTACAATTACTTACCTCAACTAATTCCAACTTAGAAGTAGTATCACAGTTATCGACTCTATTTGGAGGTTAGTTAAGATCATATAACTCACATAATTATAAATCGTTAATTATTTCATATTTAATTTTTCTTTGTAATTATCAACAGTTATTTTTTCAACTTTTGAAGAAAAGAAGTTTAGTACTTCTTTCATTTGAGGTATATCAAAACCTTTAATTAGGTTGATAACACTATCTATAATTCTCTTAATAGTTTCGTATCTATATTCTCTAATGATTCAACTACAGATTCATATTCATATGACACTCCGGAGAAAAATAATTTTATTCCTAATTGCTCTGTAGCTGTTAATTTTTCTCTTTTTTGTCTTTCAAATTCAGCTAAATAACCATCTATATATGTTGTTGTTAACATTGATTTTACTGCTTCTACTATTGGATCCATTATAACCTCCTAAAATCCATAATTCATTCCTATTTGGAACATATTTTCATCATCAAATAAGTGTTTGTATTCTCCATATATTCCAAAAGAATTATTCTTTTCTAGTTCAATTCTTAACGAAACATCTTTTCTTGTATCATTATTAGCAAGTTTTAATGTATCAGCAGAAACATTTCTTAATTTTACATCAGTATCATCATAAGGATTTGTAAATTCATG from Fusobacterium varium includes:
- a CDS encoding autotransporter domain-containing protein; translation: MEKSKKLSVEGDAGLEIGKDLYYNDYKVTLKAGVNIYHEFTNPYDDTDVKLRNVSADTLKLANNDTRKDVSLRIELEKNNSFGIYGEYKHLFDDENMFQIGMNYGF